A genomic segment from Spinacia oleracea cultivar Varoflay chromosome 3, BTI_SOV_V1, whole genome shotgun sequence encodes:
- the LOC110794592 gene encoding uncharacterized protein yields the protein MGEDKSGKSENRPALGNITNQLGKRGFSLISRSPPSKSKSCNSQNTDDTVSDSNFWKQVSLVVEKLENERSGSSAKCPKITNEVGLSPLRGGKTYRLLNTPVRSRKSLPDVSHETKEPSSSALDNIDLDAVNVGESLKESRVPEVKSGEDLRDCVEGGKEYQGEETRETPDVAEIGSTNEGLETRVVSDNGRDVGVECLTTSQSESAVSSRLNASQELKGFGLERCTALKGGDDGCSLDGGIDSLKNCSCSFCSKAGYIWSDLHYQDVKSRISIMVKSQKEASNLVQKYSVENEIGSHTQESFNNVAQLETDLTSHWRSLFLHMEDMFGSEGSQLQNNFLALKDLRDDYKMNLEMINGMPSDVQQCSSDGSDHTIV from the exons ATGGGTGAGGATAAATCTGGAAAGAGCGAAAATCGTCCAGCACTGGGTAATATAACAAATCAACTTGGAAAAAGAGGGTTTTCTTTGATTTCTCGCAGTCCACCCTCTAAATCCAAGAGCTGTAATAGTCAAAATACTGATGATACAGTCAGCGATTCCAATTTCTGGAAGCAAGTTTCTTTGGTTGTTGAGAAATTAGAAAACGAAAGAAGCGGTTCTTCCGCCAAATGCCCTAAGATTACTAATGAAGTTGGGTTGTCGCCTTTGAGAGGCGGTAAGACCTATCGATTACTTAATACTCCTGTCCGTTCTCGAAAGAGTTTGCCTGATGTTTCTCATGAGACTAAGGAGCCTTCTAGTTCTGCGTTAGATAATATAGATTTGGATGCTGTTAATGTGGGTGAGAGTTTGAAGGAAAGTCGTGTTCCGGAGGTGAAATCCGGTGAGGACTTAAGGGATTGTGTTGAGGGTGGAAAGGAATACCAAGGTGAGGAAACTAGAGAAACTCCTGATGTTGCAGAAATTGGCAGCACTAATGAAGGTTTGGAAACCCGAGTTGTGAGTGACAATGGAAGGGATGTTGGTGTTGAGTGCTTGACAACTAGTCAATCTGAATCAGCCGTGAGTTCGAGATTGAACGCGTCCCAGGAGTTGAAAGGATTTGGATTAGAGAGATGCACGGCATTGAAAGGGGGTGATGATGGCTGTAGTTTGGATGGTGGTATTGACTCATTGAAGAATTGCTCATGTTCATTTTGCAGCAAAG CTGGTTATATATGGTCTGATCTGCATTATCAGGATGTCAAAAGCCGAATATCAA TAATGGTGAAAAGTCAAAAGGAAGCTAGCAATTTGGTACAAAAATACTCTGTGGAAAATGAAATTGGCAGCCACACCCAAGAGAGCTTCAATAATGTCGCCCAATTAGAAACTGATCTCACGAGTCATTGGAGATCACTATTTCTTCACATGGAGGATATGTTCGGTAGTGAAGGCAGCCAACTA CAAAACAATTTTCTTGCTCTGAAGGATTTAAGAGATGACTATAAGATGAATTTAGAGATGATAAATGGAATGCCTTCGGATGTGCAGCAATGTTCTTCAGATGGTTCTGATCATACAATAGTTTAG